In Glycine soja cultivar W05 chromosome 10, ASM419377v2, whole genome shotgun sequence, the genomic stretch TGAGAGGTGCTGAAATTGGTTAGGCAATAGCAAAAGACATATTCCCCTGCTTTCATTTACTGGAAGTTCAAAGGTACTTCATCTCTCTCTTATTTTGATTAAACAttgtaatctttatttttttttatgtgtttacaATGTACATTACATTTTCATGATAGTATTTTTATGTTACGACCTCTATTAGTTAGCTAACAAgtgtaatttattataattttttgtaattcattttttttgttggttccattggtttttattctaaatacctattcttattttataacatatatgGTAGTAGCTGTAACATAAAAATTGGTATTGAATCTTAGGTTATGCTTCTTCCCCTACCAATTATTCTTTTAGttagaataattattatagtttttccttcttaatttatattataatttatattattcttaatttatagtttttttaatacaaattatactATGTTATATTATCATAgtgtgataaattattttaataaaattgtttaggTATCTTTTGTAATGGATAAGTCATGGATTTCAAAGGCCCGAAACTCAATTGATTACTCCATTGGTTTGAGTAAATTCttagattttgcttttaagAATGGAGTTGTAGGAGAAACAATTCGATGTCCATGTCCAAAATGTGGATTTATGAAATGGCAAACTAGAGACATAGTTGAAGATCACTTGCTATATAAACCATTTCCTCAAAACTATGTTATATGGGATCTTCATGGTGAAAAGCAAGCATTAGAATCTTCTCAAGTGGAAGATGTTTTCCAAGATAGTGGTGTTCAACCTCAAAACCCAATGGAAATGATGATCAATGACGCATTTGAACAATATAGGCAACATGACCCTAATGTAGGTGCATCACAACCATTAAATGAAGATGAAATAGTAAATGATGAACCAAGAGAAGATCATAATGGCTTTTATGAGCTTCTAAATGATGGGAGCCAAACATTGTATGAAGGAAGCAAGTACACAAAACTAGAATTTATAATCAAACTATATCATATAAAAGTTTTGTGTGGATTAAGCGACAAGGCAATGGCTATGATATTGGATTTGTTAAATGACGCATTTGAAAAAGCAAAGTTTCCTCCTTCTATTTATGAggcaaagaaaattattaacaagcttggtcttaattataaaaagatagATGCTTGTCCAAAACATTGCATGTTGTATTTGGGAGATGATGAAAAAAGTTTGGATGCTTGTAAGCATTGTGGTACATCTAGATGGAAAcccaacaagaagaagaaaatagctGCAAAGGTTTTACGTTACTTTCCATTGCAACCAAGATTGCAAAGATTGTTCACATGTCGTAAGACTGCAAAAGATATGAGATGGCATGTTTTGGAAGACAATAAAGATGGGTTGTTAAGGCATCCAAGAGATGGAGAGGCATGGAAGACATTTGATTTAATCCATCCTGAGTTTTCTTCAGATCCTCGAAATGTTCGCTTAGGCCTTGCTACTGATGGTTTTAATCCTGCTAGGACCTTGAGTTCTACCTATAGCATCTGGCCAGTTTTCTTAATTCCATATAATCTTCCACCTTGGATATGTATGAACCATACTTCCTTCATTCTATCAATGATCATTCCAGGCAAGCAATCTCCTGGAAATAACATAGATGTGTACCTAAAGCCCCTTGTAGAGGAGTTACGTGAGCTATGGAGTGGTGTGGACACCTATGACTCAtccttaaatgaaaattttagaatGCGAGCAGCTCTTATATGGACAATTAGTGACTTTCCTGGCTTAGGCATCTTATCTGGTTGGAACATACACACAGGATTGGCTTGCCCAACTTGCAATTTAGATGCGGAACCTTGTCGCCTTCGAAATTGTAACAAGTGGTGTTTTATGGGGCATCGTCGTTTTCTAAgtagaaatcataaatttagaTTGAACCGTGTTCGCTTTGATGGAAGCATAGAAGAACGAAACCCACCATTAAAATTATCTGGATCTGACATTTTTCGACAAGTGGAACATATTAATACTACATTTGGAATTGGAGCTATTCAAAATGGAACAAGAAAAAGATCTAGACAAGAAGTCACACAGTGGAATAAAAGAAGCATATTCTTTGAACTTCCATATTGGGAGTCTAACTTGTTACGACATAATCTAGATTTTATgcatattgaaaaaaatgtatgcGACAATGTCATGTATACATTGCTCCATGAGAAGGATAAATCAAAAGACAACCTTAATGCTAGAAAAGACTTAAAAGAAATGGGCTTAAGGCCTGATCTTTGGCCAGATGATAATGGAAAGTATCACCTTGCTTTGTTTTCACTAACACGTGGTaccaaaaagttatttttgaaaactttgaagACTATTACAGTACCAGATGGTTACTCAAGTAACATTTCCAGATGTATTGATGAGaaacttaataaaatatctGGGTTAAAAAGTCACGATTGTCATATTATTATGGAACAATTGCTACCACTAGCAATTCGTAACTTGTTGCCAGACCATGTGACTTCTGTCTTAGTGGAGTTCTGTTCTTTTTTTAGAATACTTTGTGGTAAAACTTTAAATCTTCCAGAACTTCAGTTGCTCCAAGATCGCATTGTGGTTACACTATGCCACTTAGAAATGTTATTCCCTCCATCATTCTTCACAATTATGGTTCATTTAACTGTTCATCttatagaggaagcaaaacttGGAGGCCCAGTGCATTATCGATATATGTATCCAGTAGAGAGGtaaagatttaaataatttaaatttatgatgttATATTACAAATATCTTACTTGTACACTCTTTAATTGTTAGTTATTTCTATAGGGAATTAGGTCACTTAAAATCCTTTGTGAGAAACAAGGCACAACCTGAAGGATCCATAGCTGAGGGGTATTTAGCTGAAGAGTCTCTTACCTTTTGTTCTCGGTACATTGAAGATATCGAGACAAGGTTCAATAGACCTAAACGTGTTTGTGATAACCCAATTGATAATGAGACTTTTTTTGTGTCCTCTATCTTCCCACAAATTGGAAAACCAGTAGGAGCTTGTTCAATGTTCACTTTAACTCCAATGCAAAAATTGCAAGCTCATCGATATGTGCTCCTTAATTGCACTATAGTCACACCATTTGTGGAGTAAGTAAAGTGACATAAACTTTTATTGTTATACTACTTATAAATAATAGTCATGTGTattgattataataattaatttatgtagtGAATTTAGAGAATTCATAAAAAGGAGTTCAAGAGGAAGAAGACCTTCGTCTACagagatagagaaaaaagtCAATAAAGAGTTTGTTGATTGGTTTAGAAAGCGGGTGAGTAGTCATTTAGTGGATAGAGATTTTTTTATCGTCTTTGTTTCAAACTCTAACttccaatttttttagattatgaATCCAGATACAATGAATGAAATGTCTACTGATCTAAAGTTTTTAGCACGAGGACCCTTGGACAATGCAACAAGATTTACTGCATATAATATTAATGGGTTCAAATTTCGAACCTTGGCTCGAGAAGAaggattaaaaacacaaaacagtGGTGTTTTCTTAACATCTAACACATCATGTGTTTCAAGTAGCGTTGATGGCAACTTAAGGCAAGCAGATTTACCTTATTATGGGAAGTTGGAAGATATCATTGAGATTAACTACTATGGTCGATTCTctgttattctttttaaatgtaaatgggCTGATACTACACGAGATAGAGGGTATAAAAAGGATTGTTGGAATTTTAATTGTGTTAACTTTGATAGATTGATTCATATTGGTGATCGTGAAGAACATGAACCATACATTGAAGCATCTCAAGCACAAATGGTGTATTATGTAGATGATGTAGTCAATGAAGGATGGAGTGTTGTTGTACACATAAAGCCAAGAGATTTATATGACATGGgagaagaagtagaagaaaatgcatatgaaaatgAGCCATACCAAGAGCAACAACTTGAACAATTTTCTAGGCTTGATGATCAATATGTACAATTGGCTACAAACCATCTAAATGATGATATAGTTGATTGAATTGTAACTCctaaaatagtaagaaattcACACTTGCCTAAATATGATATAGTTGATTGACTTAtaaatgttgttattatttcatttattaattattttaatcttgttttaattttgatagtatgtcatcttaaattttattattctttatttatttttctcttaatattGTTGTCATGAATATGTAGTCATGCCAAAGGTGAAGCGTTTTAGAAATCCACAAAAATCAGCACCTCAACCACAATGTCCCTCACCAAGTGATTCCACACAAGCTCCTGAAGTCCCAACTGGTAATGTCCCTCTTTCTCATGAATCAACATCTGAAGTTCCAGCAATGAATCCTGAAATTTCTTCCCCACCAAGTGATTCCACACAAGCTCCTGAAGTCCCAACTGGTAATGTCCCTCTTTCTCATGTATCAACATCTGAAGATCCACAAGAAGATGAAACAACTAGACGTCATGTTGGGCGTGAGTCTACACACTGTTGGACTGTTGAGGCAATAGGTATACaagtattgtattttatttttatttttgtaattatcatCATATGAAGTATATTACATTTTCTTATTGAGAAATTCTTTTATTGTTAAAGACTCTGAAGAAATGATCAAGAAGATTAAGGTGAAAGTTAGGGGAGTCAATAGCTTACCTAGGGAGTTACGCATCATTGTGAATTTTGATGACCAAGGCCAAGCAATTGGTGAAGCACAAGCCTTGCTTGCAGGATTTCTTGGAACACTAGCAGCtgattgcaaattatttcctatggATTATGATAGATGGTCTGGACCTTCAGGCGTACCTAAAGCTTATTTTGATGATTGCTTTGAAACAATTTTAAAGGTATGtcaattagttatatataactttttatatctACACCACTTAGAAACCCTATCTTtactatttttcatatatatatatatatatatatatatatatatatatatatatatatatatatatatatattatattttgcatatgatatatttgataaatttgtctttttttttagcctcgattttattttaagattaatgAAGCTGGTGCAAAACGGTATTGCAAATTAAGTATGGGAAGAAAATGGGCTGCAAATAGGCAAAGCTTATGGAATGAATTCAACGATCCAACCAAAACAAGAgatgaaatcataaaaaatgtgcCGATAGGCATAGATAAAGATCAATGGGCTCGTTTTGTTCATTATCGTCATAAACCATCAACATTGGTACAATtagattgttttaattattgaattgttTTTATAGCTAATTATATGATTACTATTACAAGTTGTAAACTTGAAATTGCTTTGCATGTAGGAACTTTGTAggagaaataaagaaattcgAAGCAAGCAAGTTATTCCACACACTGGTGGATCCAAAGCTAATCctagaagaagaaatgagttgGTAATGACACTAAATGTTaacttttactaattaaagAAGTTCAATGTTTACTTACTCTTTATTTATCTTAGTTGTTAGAAACTGGGAAGCTACCAAGTCGTGGACAATTATATATTGAAACTCATAAAAGGAAAGATGGATCATTTGTAAATGAAGCAGCGAAGACTATAGCGGTATGTTTTTCTTTAGTAACATTGTTTTCAAGGATTGTGCTTAATCTTAAAACTTTTGTAATTCCTTTTATTACATGTTTGCAGGAACAAATTGAAGTAGGATTGACTCAAAGCATAGTTGATGAATCTGAAGTTTCTCCTCTTGATGCTGTTGGTAGAGTGTTAGGGTTAGAGCACTCTGGGAGAGTGCGATGCATGGGATTAGGAGCTGTTCCTTCTAATACATTCAGGAACACAAGACTTCGAGCTTCTAGTCTGAGCTCTTCTTCATCTGGTGTTGCCTTTCCATCTTCAAACCAATGGCAAGAGAAATACAACAATTTAGAATCAGCTTTTAAGGCCTACATGATAATGAAGGAAGGAAGGATCCCTGAAGAATTAGCTAGTTATTTCACTCCTGATCAaacacatgtaagtaattaaTATGCATACATCATTATGTATATGTGAGGTATCCTAAAACTTGTTAGTATAATACACAATGTACTCTTAAAACTGTTTTACATATGTctatagtttattaatttattcatgcATATTAGTtaggaaatatattttgtaattggtATGTGTGTTTATTAAGCTAATTAATTTAGAGTTTTGTAGATAGATTTTATAGTTAATCAACAatattaaggtaaaattttattcattttggctAGCTCTTAATACTCTTTATCTCAAGTTAGGTCTTTAAGTAAACATACATGACCAAGGTAATAACCATGCATAAGTTTAGAATATTAAAACAATTGTTtagaattgattatttttattgatggtcATTATGATTTAGTATGTATGATACACCCTTGTATATAGTATATGTGACTAAgtggtttttcttttcttatttcagCCAAATGATGCTTCAAGTGTTCCTAATACACCTTTGGATGCAAGAGGATCTTCTGGTGCTAGCAACCCTTAGTTTGCTTATAATGTATTTTGGATTTAAAGTTTAGTACAATACTAATATTACTTTGTTATGGATTTTATGTCATACTTTGATTTAcaatagaaatttgaattataaatcTTTGAACTATATGctattattttggttattgaaatataatttctacgtcctcattatgagtttttttattaaatttttttatcgatatcataagaaaatgaaaaattataatacatgtagattatgaaactaaaatgagtatacaaaatcattatataccagaaaataaggagaattagaaaatcaattGTAAAACATCTATTGCTagcatgatttaaaaaaaaacccctTCATAGTATAGTTTTAAAACCTCTTTTAATAAACCTCCGCATTTAGCATAGGTTTAAAACCTCCTACAAAAAACCTCCATATTTAGTGTAGGTATAAAAACCTCTTCCAATAAACCTCCACAGTTAGCGTAGGTTTAAAAACCTCCTTTAAAAAACCTCCACAGTTAGTGTAGGTTTAAAACCTCTACAAAAAAACCTCTGCAAAATGTTCTCGATACCAGAGGTTTTTGAAAACCGCCGCTAATTGCTTGTGGCGAATCTAACTGCGGAGGTTTTTGAAAACCTCCGTAATTTATTTTGCGGAGGGTAAAAACCTCCACTAAACGAAAAAATAACCTCCATTATTTAACAGATTTGTTGTAGTGTTTTTAGgtagttcttcctttgggattgccattcaaagtcattctcgactggcgatatcccgtcCCACTTaaataaagaggaaaagaccgaaacacccagtttcctctccaaaaacactaccctcgagaaaatcctattgattcgtgatcgtgcgtgtgatattttggttcgataggaaatcgtgtgcaaaataaaatcatggtgcagttatggtttgggattagggtaaaacacttgcctgtgtgagtttttatacactatgagtgatttattcctagtttcagtttgacccgatgtttcccctgaatgttcatttaaaatctaaatgttgacatcttgCCCTTCATTtccggttacaaggaaaattacctttggcatgggtatattgtttctctaagatatggtgctctcgcgaatgatttatttttctttgcaaaaagcatgtttgcctttttaggtgaaagaacccggtggaccatttgGTCCCCACCCTCAAAATCTTAAatcagagacccatgaattgattgcctagtgttgttcatgtgtcctccaccatcgaggctggagccctgcgaattgattgcctagcgctgttcgcctatcctccatcctccaatcttttggagacccatgaattgattgcctagcgctgttcatgtgtcctccaccatcgaggttggagccccgcgaattgattgcctagcgctgttcgtctatcctccatcctccacttttattcggagacccatgaattgatttccgagtgttgttcatgtgtcctccaccatcgaggctagatccccgcgaattgattgcctagtgctgttcacttatcctccatcctccaatctttcggagacccatgaattgattgcctagcgctgttcatgtgtcctccaccatcgagtctggagccccgcgaattgattgcctagcgctattcgcctatcctccattctccacttttattctgagacccatgaattgattgcctagtgctgttcatatgtcctccaccatcgaggctggagccccgcaaattgattgcctagcgttgttcgcctatcctccatcctccaatcttgttcggagacccatgaattgattgcctagcgttgttcatgtgtcctccaccatcgagtctggagccccgcgaattgattgcctagtgttgttcgcctatcctccatccaCCAATCtttcagagacccatgaattaattgcctagcgttgttcatgtgtcctccaccatcgagtctggagccccgcgcattgattgcctagcgttgttcgcctatcctccattctccagttttattcagagacccatgaattgattgcctagcgttgttcatgtgtcctccaccatcgaggctggagccccgctaattgatttcctagcgctgttcgcctatcgtCCACCTTCTAATCtttcagagacccatgaattgattgcctagcgctgttcatgtgtcctccaccatcgaggttggagacccacgaattgattgcctagcgctgttcgcctatcctccaccctcgaatCTTTtgaagacccatgaattgattgcctagcgctgttgatgtgtcctccaccatcgaggctggatccccgcgaattgattgcctagcgttgttttcctatcctccaccctctaatctttcggagacccatgaattaattgcctagcgctgttcatgtgtcctccaccatcaaggcTGGAGcctcgcgaattgattgcctagcgctgttcgcctatcctccaccctccaatctttcggagacccatgaattgattgcctagcgctgttcatgtgtcctccaccatcgaggatggagccccatgaattgattgcctagcgctgttcgcctatcctccatcctctaatctttcggagacccatgaattgattgcctagcgttgttcatgtgtcctccaccatcgaggctggagccccacgaattgattgcctagcgctgttcgcctatcctccatcctcTAATCTTTcgaagacccatgaattgattgcctagcactgttcatgtgtcctccaccatcgaggctggagccccgcgaattgattgcctagcactgttcgcctatcctccaccctcaaatcttgttcggagacccatgaattgatagcctagcgctgttcatgcgtcctccaccatcaagtgcgGAGTctccggtgactgggaaatgtggtttttgttattttcccgatcggttccttcgctaaacatatgtatatatgtatattatgttattggtgtttttgttgtttgtgtttgttttgtgttgtgcagaaaaaagaagaaggagagacgggagtcgtcatagaataatcacggaaagggcaaagatggacgaaatcagtgttttatctttgctttcctcttatctccaataaaaggtaagtaaagaggggcaactgtcataccctaatttcgttcggggactattgtttgatggcatgcaacctttgattgaccgcttcaaAGTAcatggcaccctttgttgcacaatatgtgaagtctcgAGACgtgtcggaaatcaaaaggaagtgttgttacgcaatccgtgaaattccgtaacgtgacagaaatcaaaaggaagtattgttacgcaatccgtgaattTCCGTAactcttcgaaagctaaaaaagggaGTAATTatatgatccgtaaggttccgtaaccttatgaaaagaaaacaagtatcgttacgaaattcgtaaagtttcgtaacattacggaaaaagaatcacaaaaaaaagtaaaggggtgtatttagtaaaaaaaggggtgcaaacagtaactaggcccacttgggccttccagattcttcctccagaaggcagttgcttctggaggaagcaacctggctcgcctgggcgagctgggtggcaagctcctcccctattttgctataaatagggggaggagtgaagaagaaaagggttcagccttcttggcacttcgtattcacttgaaattgctgaggaaaattgtttccgtgaagaaaatccaagccgaggcgcttccgtaatgtttctgtaacgtttccgtgggtaattacgcgaagattttcaaccgttcttcgtcattcatcgttcgttcttcattgttcttcggtcttcaaccggtaagtaccccaaatcgagcttttcaattcattctatgtacccgtggtggtccccatttgttttgggtacttttattctcgattcatttacttttcgtacccccttttgacgtgcttcagtcatttatttaagtcatttctcgcctaatcaaaaaataaaataaatttccaccgatcatttgatttgtaatatccattaatttctgttaaaatgaaatccgaccgttcgttcgtgccgtaaccacgttggaaatcaaaaaagaggtaaaataataatataataatcaaaaaataccttttggtaaaataaagcgaaaaaaatcaatcggacgtttctctttgggatttctctttcttaattgaattgactaataactaaagtgaaactaaggctaaaatcaacccgcaaagtcaagctcgtccacaaaaaatcactaaaaaaaggatttcaaaagttcaatatcttagtttttcttaccaagtaaatggatcatttttaaggtccaacgccttaaaatgatcaccttccaagtaaaaagaatcgcttgattcacccttaaaaagaactacgtaggtctgatttcctcttcgatggagggtacataggagcaagagccctgcttttgtcgacgtcaaaaataaaaaaggaaataaaagttagggtaacacaatttcacacaattctaaaaataaggttgttgtcctttgagacaaacgtgagaggtgctaataccttcctcaaacgtaaatacaactcccgaacttggaatattctttttgatcggtttccttcagtttttccgacgttttccacaaataaacgttggtggcgactccgcgcattttcctcctttggaaaacgcacccgtgagcctcgcctcactCGCCCgtaaaagggtaggttgcgacaggtggcgactccgcgcattttcctcctttggaaaacgcacccgtgagcctcgcctcactCGCccacaaaagggtaggttgcgacaggtggcgactccgcacattttcctcctttggaaaacgcacccatgagcctcgcctcgctcgcccgcaaaagggcatgttgcgacactcatcaatgtaatttgttatataaacaactattgttcatgctgagtgaaccttagattcccgtttgagactgaatgcaataaTTCTtgtggacagtttgcattagtcattgtatttagtcttgaattgtccatttagacagtttggggagactggtatttttatgttagattcattcattaaggttattattattttgattaatttgatgaaatttcggtacaatgcatttcaagttgttctctaagtgcatacttgattatcgggaaattaatttcaccgatgtcatgtcgtgtacttggagaccaatgcgaaatgctgccaaaatttagtcaaatttttcaaaataatgctaaatgggatagggtcacacctataaataaaaaagtgagattttcatgcatggaattgcttagatggatcaaagttggatgaatcAAAGTCACATGAGCCCaaaatatgaggatggcgtcgagcaattcttgcaatttgcttcagaaagaggttgACCGaatgaaggaaaatattattgttcttGCATCAACTATTTGAATGGAAGATGACAACTATTGGACGACATACGGGaacatctattgtgtgatgggattaagaagaattacatgacgtggatatggcatggtgaagtaacagacatgcagagtgggtcccaatttGAACCGTTTGATATAGAAaagggagatcgcttggaggacatgattcgtgaccttggacaagagtcttttcagcaagcacacgccccctatgtatgaaggattgcagagtgattcaaagaagtctttgtatacggggtgcaataattccttaaccctgttgtctgcggtgttaagtctggttaatgtgaaggccaggtatgggtggagtgacaaaagttttacctcactgcttgaggtagtgcacaatctgcttccagaggacaacacgatgcctaaaacttactataaggcgaaaaagatactgtgtccgatgggtatggagtatcaaacGATttatgcttgccccaatgattgcatccTATATATGCacgaattccaagaaatgtccaaatgccctatctgtgggacttcacggtacaaagagaaggatgaagaggaaagcagttctgatgaaaactcaaagaagggacctccagcgaaggttttgtggtatcttccaatcattccaaggtttaagcgtctttttgctaaCGAGGACGACACAAAAGACCTtatatggcatgcaaatggaaggatttctaatggaatggtccgtcatccggctaATTGCTcgtagtggaagaagattgatggtttgtatctagatttcgggaaagagccaagaaatcttagacttggactagccagagatggaatgaatccatatggcaccttaagcactcaacatagTTCATGGCCaattctgctagtaatttacaatttgcctccttggttgtgcatgaagcgaaagtacatgatgttgtctatgatgatatcgggcccaagataGCCAGggaatgacattgatgtttatctaagtccgttgattgaagacttgagaaagttgtgggacgagggggttttagtgtttgatgctTTTCACAAGGAGACATTTGAAATgcatgcaatgcttttttgtaccagtAATGACTTTCCAGAATATGGGAATCTCAATGGTTAcaatgttaagggtcatcatgcatgccccatctctgaagaaaacacaagctacatacaactaaaacatggaagaaaaatagtctacagtaggcatcgccgttttctaacacccaatcatccttacaaacgactgaaaaaagcttttaatggaagtcaagagcacgatATTACACCGATTCCATTGACTGGTGAGTAGGTATaccagcgggttcaacacctgaatactgtatttggaaagacccaaaagaaggataaaagtaagacttgcatatgtgtcgcaacctaccctttggtggGAGGgtgacgcgagactcacgggtgcatcttccaaggaaggaaaacacgcggagtcgccaccaacgtttatttgaggaaaacgtcagaaaaattggaaaaagacgtggtctatgaactttaagtgaaaggttcgggagttgtatttacgcatggggaaggtattagcaccccatgcgtccgtcacaagggacgacaacctttaatcaagtgtgcgaatatgacttcaatttgtgttatcttccctttt encodes the following:
- the LOC114371312 gene encoding uncharacterized protein LOC114371312, producing MDKSWISKARNSIDYSIGLSKFLDFAFKNGVVGETIRCPCPKCGFMKWQTRDIVEDHLLYKPFPQNYVIWDLHGEKQALESSQVEDVFQDSGVQPQNPMEMMINDAFEQYRQHDPNVGASQPLNEDEIVNDEPREDHNGFYELLNDGSQTLYEGSKYTKLEFIIKLYHIKVLCGLSDKAMAMILDLLNDAFEKAKFPPSIYEAKKIINKLGLNYKKIDACPKHCMLYLGDDEKSLDACKHCGTSRWKPNKKKKIAAKVLRYFPLQPRLQRLFTCRKTAKDMRWHVLEDNKDGLLRHPRDGEAWKTFDLIHPEFSSDPRNVRLGLATDGFNPARTLSSTYSIWPVFLIPYNLPPWICMNHTSFILSMIIPGKQSPGNNIDVYLKPLVEELRELWSGVDTYDSSLNENFRMRAALIWTISDFPGLGILSGWNIHTGLACPTCNLDAEPCRLRNCNKWCFMGHRRFLSRNHKFRLNRVRFDGSIEERNPPLKLSGSDIFRQVEHINTTFGIGAIQNGTRKRSRQEVTQWNKRSIFFELPYWESNLLRHNLDFMHIEKNVCDNVMYTLLHEKDKSKDNLNARKDLKEMGLRPDLWPDDNGKYHLALFSLTRGTKKLFLKTLKTITVPDGYSKLQLLQDRIVVTLCHLEMLFPPSFFTIMVHLTVHLIEEAKLGGPVHYRYMYPVERELGHLKSFVRNKAQPEGSIAEGYLAEESLTFCSRYIEDIETRFNRPKRVCDNPIDNETFFVSSIFPQIGKPVGACSMFTLTPMQKLQAHRYVLLNCTIVTPFVE
- the LOC114370921 gene encoding uncharacterized protein LOC114370921; translation: MNPDTMNEMSTDLKFLARGPLDNATRFTAYNINGFKFRTLAREEGLKTQNSGVFLTSNTSCVSSSVDGNLRQADLPYYGKLEDIIEINYYGRFSVILFKCKWADTTRDRGYKKDCWNFNCVNFDRLIHIGDREEHEPYIEASQAQMVYYVDDVVNEGWSVVVHIKPRDLYDMGEEVEENAYENEPYQEQQLEQFSRLDDQYVQLATNHLNDDIVD
- the LOC114371313 gene encoding uncharacterized protein LOC114371313; this translates as MPKVKRFRNPQKSAPQPQCPSPSDSTQAPEVPTGNVPLSHESTSEVPAMNPEISSPPSDSTQAPEVPTGNVPLSHVSTSEDPQEDETTRRHVGRESTHCWTVEAIDSEEMIKKIKVKVRGVNSLPRELRIIVNFDDQGQAIGEAQALLAGFLGTLAADCKLFPMDYDRWSGPSGVPKAYFDDCFETILKPRFYFKINEAGAKRYCKLSMGRKWAANRQSLWNEFNDPTKTRDEIIKNVPIGIDKDQWARFVHYRHKPSTLELCRRNKEIRSKQVIPHTGGSKANPRRRNELLLETGKLPSRGQLYIETHKRKDGSFVNEAAKTIAEQIEVGLTQSIVDESEVSPLDAVGRVLGLEHSGRVRCMGLGAVPSNTFRNTRLRASSLSSSSSGVAFPSSNQWQEKYNNLESAFKAYMIMKEGRIPEELASYFTPDQTHPNDASSVPNTPLDARGSSGASNP